One uncultured Draconibacterium sp. genomic window, AGATGCGAAAAGGCGATATTCGAACGGGGAAACACGGTAAAATCGGAGCTGTCCTGCATTACATTGTCTATGGTAATCATCGGATTTTGCATATGCAATTGCCCGCTTAAAGAAATAAATAATGCTTTGTTTTTATAGTTCTGAGTAGCCAGTAATCCTTTTGCTTCCTTTGTTAATTTCTGGTCGTCCCAATCCATGCTCGGATCGATAGCTAAGTAGTTGGCAAATAAATTGGGATGATGAATTAGCGAATAAATGGTAAACAAACCTCCGTACGAATGGCCAATTAATGTTCTGTAAGAAGTAACCGGATATTTGTTTTCAACATAAGAAATAAGCTCTTTTTCAATGAACCTGATAAAATTTTCGGCTTCACCATTTTTTTCATTAAACGGCATTCCATATTTTGTTTTTATGGTCGAAGTGGTCAAATCCCTAATCCGATTATTCGCATTTGAAATACCCACAAGTACCATTTCCGGCATAAATCCACCACTGTAATAGTCGTGTACATCACTTACCGTGGGTAGAAATACTTCACCGTCCAAAATAAATACTACAGGGTATTTCCGGTTTTTATCAGAATCGTAACTCTCCGGAATTTGAATGTAAATTTCCCGGGATTCATTTAAGGTAGGGGAAAAAATACTGTCTGTTGTACCCACTTTTTTTAGAAACTGAACAGTTCTGACAGGCTGGGCATTTCCAATTAATTGAAAGAATAGAAATAGTCCTGCGAATAACCAAAATCGTAATTTTAATATCATACTTAATGTTTTAATCTTTAGATTGTTACAGATCTAATAAAAAGAAATCTGTATCCGTTAAGTTTACAGTTGCAGATTTCTCGCTTCGTTAGAAATGGCAATTCCTGAACTTGTTTAGTTGTTTTCCTGTGGTTTAAAATCTTTTTGTAAGCTAATCAGGAATACAATTCCAAGACGCGCCAAAGCAAAAACCAGTATTCCAAATAAAGGAGAAATCAAGGCTATTTTTAAGCCGTCGGCAAAAACGGAAGGGGCAATATCTCCGGCAGCCTGTACTTTGTCAAAAATCATAATCAAACCAAAAGTCCGGCCCAAAAATCCCCATGCTACAGCAAACCAGCTAATCGATTTCATCAGCTCAATGGTTTTGTATTTGTCGGCTTTCGAAAGAATGGCACGTACAAATAATCCGATTAATACAAAGAGTGTGATTAAAATGATGTAGGTAAAAGCTGGTCCGCCCTCGTTAAATTTGTCAAGTAATTGATTCATGAGTTTTAGATTTTTTGAATTAATAATGAATCAAATGTAAACCAGAAATCCATTGCATAATTTATATTGCGATAGATGGAAAGTTCTGCACGTGATTCAACAAAATTAAGCTTATAAAAGGGAATTCGTATGTTTTGCATGCAACAAACCCGATGAAAACTGCAATTCGTCGCTAAAAAAATGTTCTCCGGTAAATTTTAATTAGTATTGTATTTATGAATCTGCTAAAAAAAATTGAACCAAAAATTATTCTGTATCACACCTTATTCTGGGTGGCGGTTTGGTTTTTCTTTTTTTTCTTTTTTAGTTACAACTCCGATAAAATAGATTATGCACTTTGGTTTTCGAGCGGTTTACTGCCACTTACAATTGCGGTAACGTATTTTATCAATTACCGCTTAATTCCGAATTACCTGTTTACAAAACGCTACTGGAAATTCGCACTCTACACCTTTTACACCTTTATTTACATATCGTATATTATAACCTTGCTTATTTACACCTGCCTGATTTTTATTCTGAAATTTAACGTGAATGAGATGCCGCCAATGAGCAAAAACTACTTTTTTATATTGTTGTTGGTGGTTCTGGTGGTGGGCATTATAAGCTTTGTAAGTGTACTTAACCAAAGTTTTAAAACGGCTTCGCGAAACAAAGAGTTGCACAATAAAATTCTGGAAACACAATTGCAATTAAAAGACCAGGAATTGCATTATTTGAAACGTCAGATTCATCCTCATTTTTTGTTTAACACACTTAATACCATCTATGGTTTTGCCTTGAAACAGTCGCAGCAAACTCCCGATATTATTCTGAAACTGTCGAATTTGCTCGATTATATTTTATACCAGGTAAACAAACCTTTGGTGAGTTTAAAAGAAGAGGTTTTGCACATTCAGGAATACATTGAGTTGGAAAAAATCCGTTTTCAGGATACTTTAAAAGTGGACTTTACATCGAACGACATTGATTCTACCATCCAGGTGGCACCTATGTTATTGATTCCTTTTGTTGAGAATGCGTTTAAACACGGGAATTTGATAGATGGTTTTTTACGTATAAAAATTGAAGTTGAAGTTGTAGACAAGCAACTCTGTTTTAGGATAGGTAACTCGTACATTAATCACAACGAGAAGGACCATGAAAACGGAATTGGATTGGAAAATATAAAAAAACGTCTGGCTTTGAATTATCCAAACAACTACAACCTGGAGAATTATTTGCAGGATAATTGGTATTTTGCAGAGTTAAAAATTGATGATTTTAATGCGCTTATAGATGACAAATAAAATACGCTGCATAATTGTTGACGACGAACCTGTGGCCCGCGAAATTCTTGAAAACCACCTTTCGAAAATTGAAGCCATTGATGTGTTGGCCACATGTAAAAGTGCTATTGAAGCTTTTAATGCAGTTAGTACACAAAAAATTGATCTCATTTTTCTGGACATTAATATGCCCGAAATTTCAGGCCTTTCTTTTGCCAAATCGATCAATAAAAACATTAAAATTATTTTTACAACGGCCTATCGCGAATATGCGGTTGACGGATTTGATTTACAGGCGGTTGATTACCTGCTTAAACCCATTTCCTTTGAGCGTTTATTGCAGGGGGTAAATAAATATTTAAACGAAACCACACCGGTTTTAACCGCAGAACCGGTTGAGATTGTCAGCGAAAAAAGCGAATCGATTTTTGTACGATCCGAACGAAAAATGATTAAAATTAATTTTGCTGAAATACTTTTTATTGAAAGTCTGGCCGATTATATTAAAATACATTTAAAGGGCGGTAATGTGGTTACCCGCGAAACCATTTCAAGCATTGAAGCCAAATTACCTCAACAGGATTTTATTCGTGTACATCGCTCGTTTATTGTGGCTTTAAAATCAATTACTTCATTTACTTCCGAATTGGTTGAAATTGATAAAAAACAAATTCCCATAAGCCGAAGTTACAAAGAAACAGTTCTGAGACGACTGGAGTGTTGATTTTCAGAATCCGCTTATTTTAACTGCGTATTTTCAATTTTAATGGATAACCATCTCTCCAGAGTTGAAATAAATTTGGCTTTCCTGTTTTCGACACTGGGTCACCCAAAATTGAAAAGCTGTGCTAATTTCTTCTGTTGATCGTTAATCAGTAAAATTTGAGCCACAGATTTGCCTTTTACAGTTGCTTTTATCTGATAAATTGTTTTGGCAATTTCGATGGCTTTTTCGGGGCTTAATTTTGAGTTCAGACTTTTCAATTGCCTTTCCAATTCTTTGTAGATTTTATAGGCTACAAACGAGATACAAATGTGTGCTTCAATCCTTCGTTGTGCCCGGTGGTAAATTGGCCTGATTTTTAAATCAGTTTTTGATATGCGGAAAGCTTTTTCGATTTGCCACAAATGTCCATAGTTTTCAATTATTTCATCTTTTCCCAGAAAGGCATTTGAAATGTACCCTTTTAAACCATCCCAGGCTGCATCGGCATTATATTTTGTATAGTCGATTTCAATATTTATCTCACCATCCATTTTGAGGTATTTGTTATATCCACGGTTGTTGATACTTGACTTGGTCAGCTTTCCTGTCTTTATCCGCTTTTCTAACTTTTGGAGTCCCTTTTCCCGGTTTTGGCTGTCTTTCTTAGCCCTGCTGTCAGAATAAGTTACAATTAGTTTTAACCCATCTTTTTCGATAACCGCGCTTTCCCCATTTTTCAAACTTAAAGCCAGTATCTGTTCCTGGATTTGCTTCTTTTCATTTTTGATTCGGGCACCAAGGATAAATTCATAACCTTTTTCCTGTAATTCTTCAATATTGGCATTGGACAGAAGGCCAGAATCGGCAATGATAACCAGTTGGTCCAACCTGTATTTTTCTTTGAATGCGTCCAGCACAGGTAGCATGGTGTGTCCTTCAAATTTGTTCCCCTCAAAAATGTCATAGGCAAGCGGATAGCCGTTGCGGCTCACTAAAAGCCCCAATACGATTTGCGGGTTCTGGTGTTTGCCCTCTTTGGAAAAACCTGTTTTTCTGAGAGTATCTTCATGGTCTATTTCAAAATATAAAGTAGTTACATCATAAAATACGATGGTTACCTGCCCTCCCAGTACATGTTTTGTATGCTCATAACTAATCTGCTGCACAAGTTCCTTTTGGGTGGAATGCAGTTTGTCCATGTAACGGTAGATTTGTTGCACCGGATATTCGAGGTCATGGTATTTTTCAAGATAATCGCTTGTTTTAAGCTTGCTTACCGGGTAGGTTAAACGCGAAAGGACAAGCTGCCTGAAAATCTGGTCGTCAATAACATTAAAGCCAATATCATCGAAAATCTTACCCAATAGCAGTTCTGTGCCAACTTCAGTGTGTGAATCGATTTGCTGAAAAACAGATTGAATCAAATTTGTTTCATCAGAAAAATCAAGTGCAGTTTGACCGCTAAAAGTTGCAATGTAATGATGGCCTTTTTCTGTTAATTCTTTAATGGTCTTTTCATCACGGGAACTACCTATTGTTTTTATCAACTTTGGTTTCCCATTTATTTTGGCAATAACCTGCACGCTGATAACACCACTTTTATTTGGCTTTTTCCGGACAAACATGCCATAAAGGTATAAAAACAGCTCCTGAGTCACCCAAAAATCGCCTCGAAAAACACTTAACTAACAGACGGAATGAGAGTTATGAAATCGAAATATTTAGTTGTGTCGAAAACAGGAAAAACAAATTCCCATAAGCCGAAGTTACAAAGAAACAGTTCTGAGACGACTGGAGTGTTGATTTTCAGAATCCGCTTATTTTAACTGCGTATTTTCAATTTTAATGGATAACCATCTCTCCAGAGTTGAAATAAATTTGGCTTTTTCATCACTCGTCATTTCGGCATAACGCGCTGAACCATGGTCTTTCCCTTTCATAAAAAACCAAACACAGTCTACCTCATCGGAAGGAGGTACAGCTGATGCGGTCCAGGTATCGTTAGCTCCGTATATATAGATTAAATGACTTCCTTCTTTTTGTGTCCAAACATTAATTTCGTTCAGTAAACTCCCATCAAATTTAACGGGAATTTTATCGGGTACTAAAGCGGCGTGCGGGTGTGGCTGGAGACGCAGCACTTTTAAGTCGTTTTCAAACTTTTCCGTTTCGTATCCATAATATCCCATTTGTGTTGCCGATTGATAATAGTGTGGCAGAAAATAGTCAATGTCTCTGTCGCTAAACATACTAATGTTGCTAACTTTAATTAAATATTGCACCGCATCAGCAAGCGAACTGCTCTCTGAAGGGATCTCGTCGCAGGACGAGCCGTATTGCCAGAATGCAAATGGATATTCCAGAACACAGTATTCAAAGGCTTCTTCAAATGATAAATACGTAAATTTTAGTTGAGCACCCTGACTGTACATTTTTAGCAGCGGTAAAACTTTTTCTCTATTTTGAAAAATTCTTTTTTGAAAGGCCAGTATTTTTGCCCGGCATTCATCCGATCCTACTGTGTCTAAAAAGGTGTACAGGCGTCTTTCTTCGTATTCGCGGTTAATTGGCCCTACATACGGAACTCCGGCATCAACGTCTTCAGGATAAAAATACTTGTAGAAAATAGTGGTGGCTCCTCCTTTGCTAATTCCTGTACTTAACCATTTACCGGCATAAATTTGTTTAAATATTTCGTTTATGTGATGTAAATCAGCTGTAGCTTGTTCGAGCGTTAAGTAGTTGTAATCAAGCGTCTCGGGAATACTTTCTCCAAAAAAACGATGTTCGATGGAAAACTGATTGGCTTGTAATAATCTGGTAATTTCGGTTTCGTAAACCCTGTTTTGGCTGTATCCCGAAATATACATTACCGTAGGATGGTTAAAATCCTTGTGCGACAAAAAGGCACGCTGGTAGAAATATCCTCGTTCCGGGTGCTGATGATCCAAGGGCTGTTTAATTTTTAGCTCGTAGGTTTTTTCAAAATCACCTGTGTTTTTTATTTCTTTGAAAATAACATCCGGTAATTCGTACAAAAGGTTTTCGATATTCAGGTTTTGAGCTCCTGAACTGGCAATAAAAACGATGGTAATAAACAGACTCAGAAAAAGCTTTTTCATCGAAAAATAGTTTTGAATTTTCAGCTAGTAAAAATAGAACTTAATTACCAATTAAGAGAGGCAAGGTTAAGCAAAGCCTTATAATGGAGTCGTTTTTATTATGACAAATGTTACCGTTAACAGCAAATCGTTTAAAGACGTTAATCACATTCTGAAAAATTTTATTTAGCAACAAAACGAACTTTTAGAGAGAAGTTTGTTTTTATTTGCTGTTTGAATGATTTGAAGCCAGACAGAAGTCTCATGGCTGCATTATTTTGTGTAATGCTATTTCAGGAAGGGAAATGAGGTATATAACAAAGGGCCGTAAAAAATTTACAGCCCTTTTATTTCGCTTCCCCGAGCGAATTACCAAAAATTATTTCTATTCCCATAACTTGTTATTTATAATCCATGCTTCCACTTTTAATGCTTCTTCAACTTCTTTTTTTGCTGTTTCCCATGTTTTATTGTCAAACATCCAATCTTCCAGTTCTAATCCGGTTTCTGTTTCTTCTGCAAAATTGTTGTTGAAATTCCATGTTTCTTCGCTAGTCATCCAATTTTCAAGTTCCATGCTTGCTTCTGTTTCCTGAACAAAATATTCCATACGAATTGAATTTGTATTCCAAATTGTTTCATCTGTCATCCAGTTTTCAATCTGAAGCGTGTTTTCAATACTTGCGTTGTTTGTAACTTTGGTTTCTGTTCCTTCTGCTTTTGCATTTCCTGCTAAAACTAAAATTGCGATGAATGTTGCTGCTGTTAATTGTTTCATTGTTGCTTTCATAATGTTTGCTTTTTTATTTGATTCAAAGCTACAAGCACAACGCTACAATCTCAAACGTAATAGAAGTACGGACCTTTTTTATCGACCGATGGAACTATTGTATCGCTATGGAATTGATTGAAATAGGTTAATTCAGGTAAAATGTAAAGACGGTTGGGATTCGAAATGCGATGATAAACCAAAAAATCTCAGCTAGTTATTCAAATCTTTAACAGTAGAAATCAGCTTTCTTTGTTTCCCTGCATTAGCAAATTAAGTGCTTCGCTAAAAGAACCAGCTGCAGTGATTTCGCCCGAGTTTACAAAAAAGATCTCGTCGGCATCTTCAATTGTGTTGAGGCGGTGAGCAATGATAACTTTGGTAGTAGAGGCTGGCAGGTTATCTAAAATGGTTTCCAGTTGTTGTTCGGTAACGGTATCAATATTTGCTGTTGCCTCATCAAGAATAAGTAACTCCGGTTTGCGCAGAATAGCACGCATAAACGCAATCAATTGTTTTTGTCCAAGACTTATTCCGTCGCCAGTCATTTGAATAGGAGTATCCAATCCATTTTCAAACCGTTTCAGCAAACTGCCCAGTTTGGCTTCTTCCATTGCATTCTCCAGTTGCTCGTTGGTAAAACCAATAAACTCATCGTTTCCGTAGAGAATATTATCCCGCACCGTACCCGAAAAAAGTATGGGCTCCTGCAAAATAAATCCAATTTTTTTAGCCCTCTCTTTTGCTGAATATGATGTAATGTCCTTTTGATCGAGCAGGATTGTACCTGCCGTTGCATCGTATAACCTGGAAATCAACGATGCGGTAGTTGTTTTACCGCCTCCGGTTGGCCCTATAAAAGCATAGGTTTTACCCGGGTGCAAATCGAAACTTACCTTGTGTAAAACCTCTTTGCCATTGGGGTAGCTAAATGAAACATCTTTAAAGTGTACGTAAGCCGAAGTACTGTGCTTTTGGGTATTGTCGCTTACAATTAAATTGTTTTCAAACGAAAGTAGATTTGAAATCCTGTCCCAGGCCGCCAGCG contains:
- a CDS encoding alpha/beta hydrolase-fold protein, whose translation is MILKLRFWLFAGLFLFFQLIGNAQPVRTVQFLKKVGTTDSIFSPTLNESREIYIQIPESYDSDKNRKYPVVFILDGEVFLPTVSDVHDYYSGGFMPEMVLVGISNANNRIRDLTTSTIKTKYGMPFNEKNGEAENFIRFIEKELISYVENKYPVTSYRTLIGHSYGGLFTIYSLIHHPNLFANYLAIDPSMDWDDQKLTKEAKGLLATQNYKNKALFISLSGQLHMQNPMITIDNVMQDSSDFTVFPRSNIAFSHLLEQNATNGLAFKWKFYPNDLHGTIPFPSIMDGLISVFEWFQMENTDRINSFDTPKEELLNIVRYRAKKLEDHFGYIAPPYPEELLTMSGYMNMDMQQAEKAKMYFDFALEYYPENANVYGSMADYFEAQGDSVNAIKNLNKAFQLSGNNDYLKKIERLKKNAPKE
- a CDS encoding MotA/TolQ/ExbB proton channel family protein — protein: MNQLLDKFNEGGPAFTYIILITLFVLIGLFVRAILSKADKYKTIELMKSISWFAVAWGFLGRTFGLIMIFDKVQAAGDIAPSVFADGLKIALISPLFGILVFALARLGIVFLISLQKDFKPQENN
- a CDS encoding histidine kinase, with the protein product MNLLKKIEPKIILYHTLFWVAVWFFFFFFFSYNSDKIDYALWFSSGLLPLTIAVTYFINYRLIPNYLFTKRYWKFALYTFYTFIYISYIITLLIYTCLIFILKFNVNEMPPMSKNYFFILLLVVLVVGIISFVSVLNQSFKTASRNKELHNKILETQLQLKDQELHYLKRQIHPHFLFNTLNTIYGFALKQSQQTPDIILKLSNLLDYILYQVNKPLVSLKEEVLHIQEYIELEKIRFQDTLKVDFTSNDIDSTIQVAPMLLIPFVENAFKHGNLIDGFLRIKIEVEVVDKQLCFRIGNSYINHNEKDHENGIGLENIKKRLALNYPNNYNLENYLQDNWYFAELKIDDFNALIDDK
- a CDS encoding LytTR family DNA-binding domain-containing protein — protein: MTNKIRCIIVDDEPVAREILENHLSKIEAIDVLATCKSAIEAFNAVSTQKIDLIFLDINMPEISGLSFAKSINKNIKIIFTTAYREYAVDGFDLQAVDYLLKPISFERLLQGVNKYLNETTPVLTAEPVEIVSEKSESIFVRSERKMIKINFAEILFIESLADYIKIHLKGGNVVTRETISSIEAKLPQQDFIRVHRSFIVALKSITSFTSELVEIDKKQIPISRSYKETVLRRLEC
- a CDS encoding IS1634 family transposase; amino-acid sequence: MFVRKKPNKSGVISVQVIAKINGKPKLIKTIGSSRDEKTIKELTEKGHHYIATFSGQTALDFSDETNLIQSVFQQIDSHTEVGTELLLGKIFDDIGFNVIDDQIFRQLVLSRLTYPVSKLKTSDYLEKYHDLEYPVQQIYRYMDKLHSTQKELVQQISYEHTKHVLGGQVTIVFYDVTTLYFEIDHEDTLRKTGFSKEGKHQNPQIVLGLLVSRNGYPLAYDIFEGNKFEGHTMLPVLDAFKEKYRLDQLVIIADSGLLSNANIEELQEKGYEFILGARIKNEKKQIQEQILALSLKNGESAVIEKDGLKLIVTYSDSRAKKDSQNREKGLQKLEKRIKTGKLTKSSINNRGYNKYLKMDGEINIEIDYTKYNADAAWDGLKGYISNAFLGKDEIIENYGHLWQIEKAFRISKTDLKIRPIYHRAQRRIEAHICISFVAYKIYKELERQLKSLNSKLSPEKAIEIAKTIYQIKATVKGKSVAQILLINDQQKKLAQLFNFG
- a CDS encoding S28 family serine protease; this translates as MKKLFLSLFITIVFIASSGAQNLNIENLLYELPDVIFKEIKNTGDFEKTYELKIKQPLDHQHPERGYFYQRAFLSHKDFNHPTVMYISGYSQNRVYETEITRLLQANQFSIEHRFFGESIPETLDYNYLTLEQATADLHHINEIFKQIYAGKWLSTGISKGGATTIFYKYFYPEDVDAGVPYVGPINREYEERRLYTFLDTVGSDECRAKILAFQKRIFQNREKVLPLLKMYSQGAQLKFTYLSFEEAFEYCVLEYPFAFWQYGSSCDEIPSESSSLADAVQYLIKVSNISMFSDRDIDYFLPHYYQSATQMGYYGYETEKFENDLKVLRLQPHPHAALVPDKIPVKFDGSLLNEINVWTQKEGSHLIYIYGANDTWTASAVPPSDEVDCVWFFMKGKDHGSARYAEMTSDEKAKFISTLERWLSIKIENTQLK